A window from Culex pipiens pallens isolate TS chromosome 3, TS_CPP_V2, whole genome shotgun sequence encodes these proteins:
- the LOC120432391 gene encoding nucleolar complex protein 4 homolog — MSSSPVPAANLQAANKHLTKQLKTRAVQFLDAPRNGALLEEIVVSFKDSCARMASIHPSLLALELVFTELLRRNEMRIEVQPLKPVAESSELAHKQWLQNQYKEVFSAIVEGGCGHERPTESALALATAMKLIAAECQSPLELTAGFPLAKLKLLLQALLPSDRPNANLINRFQEYTVHQDVVYFCWKVMPSLAPKEFAPNSQFVQNFLTLFSAVCFSKEFLEETPCFLCIELQQLDYAYIRKHINKTWSCIMNWTHDEVSHRQLLVLLLEKVLIHLDKPVLLTDFLMDSLDVGGAISLLALQGIFVLIQQHNLTYPNIYEKLYSMFEPEIFHAKFKARLFYLADIFLSSSHLPEGLVAAFVKRLARLALIAPPQDIVIILRFIGNLIMRHPALKRLIFHPNGGEVSQDPFIMDERDPSKSNALDSSLWEVATLQSHVLPSVATAARFISNPFPSVEWDLASVLEINENDIFDKEISKKSKEFALNLERPASMFLYCGGEKSSQYWKLF; from the exons ATGTCGTCTTCTCCCGTGCCAGCTGCCAACTTGCAGGCCGCCAACAAACACCTCACGAAGCAGCTGAAGACGCGGGCGGTCCAGTTTCTCGATGCACCGCGGAACGGAGCGCTGCTGGAGGAAATTGTGGTCAGTTTTAAG GATTCCTGCGCCCGGATGGCCTCTATCCATCCGAGTTTGCTGGCGTTGGAACTGGTCTTTACGGAGTTGCTGCGACGGAACGAGATGCGAATTGAGGTGCAGCCGCTGAAGCCAGTTG CGGAATCTTCCGAGCTGGCCCACAAACAGTGGCTCCAGAACCAGTACAAAGAAGTGTTTAGTGCCATTGTGGAGGGCGGATGTGGCCACGAGCGGCCAACCGAGAGTGCGCTGGCATTGGCCACTGCCATGAAGCTGATCGCGGCGGAATGTCAGAGTCCGCTGGAGCTCACCGCCGGATTTCCGCTGGCCAAGCTGAAACTCCTGCTTCAGGCGTTGCTTCCCTCGGATCGGCCCAACGCGAACCTGATAAATCGCTTCCAGGAGTACACCGTGCACCAGGACGTGGTCTACTTCTGCTGGAAGGTGATGCCGTCGCTAGCTCCGAAGGAATTCGCTCCCAACTCGCAGTTTGTCCAGAACTTCCTGACCCTGTTCAGTGCGGTTTGCTTCAGCAAGGAATTCCTCGAGGAAACGCCCTGCTTTTTGTGCATCGAGCTGCAGCAGCTGGACTACGCGTACATTCGCAAACACATCAACAAAACCTGGTCCTGCATCATGAACTGGACGCACGACGAAGTGTCGCACCGACAGCTGCTGGTTCTCCTACTAGAAAAGGTCCTCATCCACCTGGACAAGCCGGTCCTGCTGACAGATTTCCTCATGGACTCGCTGGACGTCGGAGGAGCCATCAGTTTGCTCGCCCTCCAGGGCATCTTCGTGCTCATCCAGCAGCACAATCTGACCTACCCGAACATCTACGAAAAGCTGTACTCCATGTTCGAGCCCGAGATCTTCCACGCCAAGTTCAAGGCGCGCCTCTTCTATCTGGCGGACATCTTTCTCAGCTCCAGTCATCTGCCGGAGGGTCTGGTGGCGGCCTTCGTCAAGCGGCTGGCGCGGCTAGCCCTGATTGCACCCCCGCAGGACATTGTGATCATTTTGCGCTTTATCGGAAATCTGATCATGCGACATCCGGCGCTGAAGCGGCTCATCTTTCATCCCAATGGAGGGGAAG tTTCCCAGGACCCGTTCATCATGGACGAGCGCGACCCGAGCAAGTCGAACGCGCTGGACAGCTCGCTGTGGGAGGTGGCGACGCTGCAGTCGCACGTGCTGCCCTCGGTCGCCACCGCCGCCCGCTTCATCTCGAACCCCTTCCCGAGCGTCGAGTGGGATCTGGCGTCGGTGCTGGAGATTAACGAGAATGAT ATCTTCGACAAGGAAATCTCCAAGAAATCCAAAGAATTTGCCTTAAACCTGGAAAGACCCGCGTCGATGTTTTTGTACTGCGGCGGCGAAAAGAGCTCCCAGTACTGGAAgctgttttaa